From Alienimonas californiensis, a single genomic window includes:
- a CDS encoding molybdopterin molybdotransferase MoeA has protein sequence MLSVADACAAILDALPPRPATAAPLAEALGLCLTEPARATVDSPPFDKAMMDGYAVRSADCGGPPVTLTVIEEVPAGAVPTRTVGPGQCVKIMTGAPLPDGADAVIPVELSRRDGDRVTLSPPAPPQPGAAVMARGAAVEVGAELVAAGVPLTPAAIGLLAEHGYDPVPVVPRLRVAVLSTGDEVVPASQTPGPGQIRDANGPLLAAALAAAGATPVPLGLVGDDRAALTAKVREGLAADVLLLSGGVSMGDYDLVPGVLADCGVRQVFHKVNVKPGKPLWFGVHDGDGRPTAVFGLPGNPVSSLTGFELFVRPALRRLAGRSSRTPRRLRARLTEAVANRGDRPLYRPVRLTPTPEGLAAEPVRWAGSGDLHGAAGANGAALIPGASHLAAGETVKAFRWAGCE, from the coding sequence ATGCTCTCCGTCGCCGACGCCTGCGCCGCGATCCTCGACGCCCTCCCCCCGCGGCCGGCGACCGCCGCGCCGTTGGCGGAGGCCCTCGGGCTCTGCCTGACGGAACCGGCCCGGGCGACGGTCGATTCGCCCCCGTTCGATAAGGCGATGATGGACGGCTACGCCGTCCGCTCCGCCGACTGCGGCGGGCCGCCCGTCACGCTGACGGTGATTGAAGAAGTCCCCGCCGGGGCCGTGCCCACGCGGACGGTCGGGCCGGGGCAGTGCGTGAAGATCATGACCGGCGCCCCCCTGCCGGACGGGGCGGACGCGGTGATTCCCGTCGAACTCTCGCGGCGTGACGGCGACCGCGTGACGCTCTCCCCGCCGGCCCCCCCGCAGCCGGGCGCCGCGGTGATGGCCCGCGGTGCCGCGGTGGAGGTCGGGGCTGAACTCGTCGCGGCCGGCGTTCCGCTAACGCCGGCGGCGATCGGCCTGCTGGCGGAACACGGCTATGATCCCGTCCCCGTCGTGCCGCGGCTGCGGGTCGCGGTGCTGTCGACGGGGGATGAAGTGGTGCCGGCCTCGCAAACGCCCGGGCCGGGGCAGATCCGCGACGCGAACGGCCCCCTGTTAGCGGCGGCCCTCGCGGCCGCCGGGGCGACGCCCGTCCCGCTGGGCCTCGTCGGCGACGACCGGGCCGCCCTCACGGCGAAGGTGCGGGAAGGACTTGCCGCCGACGTGCTCCTCCTCTCCGGCGGCGTGAGCATGGGCGATTACGACCTCGTCCCCGGCGTGCTGGCGGACTGCGGCGTCCGGCAAGTCTTCCACAAGGTGAACGTGAAGCCGGGCAAACCGCTCTGGTTCGGGGTGCATGACGGCGACGGCCGACCCACCGCCGTCTTCGGCCTGCCGGGCAACCCGGTGAGTTCACTGACCGGGTTCGAGCTGTTCGTGCGCCCCGCCCTGCGGCGGCTGGCGGGCCGGTCGTCCCGCACGCCGCGCCGGTTGAGGGCGCGGCTGACGGAGGCCGTCGCCAACCGCGGCGACCGGCCGCTGTACCGCCCGGTTCGACTGACTCCGACGCCCGAGGGCCTCGCCGCGGAGCCGGTCCGCTGGGCCGGGTCCGGCGATCTGCACGGCGCCGCGGGGGCGAACGGGGCGGCGCTGATCCCCGGCGCATCGCACCTCGCGGCCGGCGAAACCGTCAAAGCCTTCCGCTGGGCCGGCTGCGAATAG
- a CDS encoding DUF3592 domain-containing protein, with amino-acid sequence MTERPPDDTPFPEGGTPAGLAGRAPIAFTAFWTLVWAFGLGAFAVALLPDYWLAVRSLGFASSPGRVIACRVQTHPVVEGKPTYSLDLSYAYRAGGREYVGVRYDANSTRSDNLDWYRRTAATLRPGAAVTVRYDRADPEESLLVPGMTGGHLFKALFAVPFAAFLAGAGRFLGLQIKRRRAATADAGLPRAVADGRLLRMPLVPYSPFVAGAIGAGGVAFIGVVAISLGFGSRPPLWAPAAALLIAAVAAVEASARVARRRAAGAYDLVVDPDRELIALPLSLGRRKRLAIPFAGVQRVGIDEKEDSEGSTYAAAVFLTEQAAADLGVKPTQALTVHFGPSPRCPTRDGLVRWLREQLGQAEGDAAE; translated from the coding sequence GTGACTGAACGCCCCCCAGACGACACGCCGTTCCCGGAGGGCGGTACGCCGGCGGGGCTCGCCGGGCGGGCGCCGATTGCGTTCACAGCGTTCTGGACGCTCGTTTGGGCGTTCGGCCTGGGCGCGTTCGCGGTCGCCCTGCTGCCGGATTACTGGCTGGCCGTCCGCAGCCTCGGGTTCGCCTCGTCGCCGGGACGGGTGATCGCCTGCCGGGTGCAGACCCACCCGGTCGTCGAAGGCAAGCCGACGTACTCGCTGGACCTCTCCTACGCTTACCGGGCGGGCGGACGGGAGTACGTCGGCGTCCGGTACGACGCGAACTCCACACGAAGCGACAACCTGGATTGGTACCGCCGCACGGCCGCGACGCTGCGGCCGGGCGCCGCCGTGACCGTGCGGTACGACCGGGCCGACCCGGAGGAAAGCCTGCTGGTCCCCGGAATGACGGGCGGGCACCTGTTCAAGGCGCTGTTCGCCGTGCCGTTCGCGGCGTTTCTGGCGGGGGCCGGCCGGTTCCTCGGGCTTCAGATCAAGCGGCGTCGAGCCGCGACGGCGGACGCGGGGCTGCCGCGGGCGGTTGCGGACGGGCGACTGCTCCGGATGCCGCTGGTCCCGTACTCGCCGTTCGTCGCCGGGGCGATCGGGGCGGGGGGCGTCGCCTTCATCGGGGTCGTCGCGATTTCCCTCGGGTTCGGATCCCGGCCGCCGCTCTGGGCTCCGGCGGCGGCGCTGCTGATCGCGGCGGTCGCGGCCGTCGAGGCCTCCGCCCGGGTGGCGCGGCGGCGGGCGGCGGGGGCGTACGATCTGGTCGTCGACCCGGACCGGGAACTGATCGCCCTGCCGCTGAGCCTCGGCCGCCGCAAGCGGCTGGCAATTCCCTTCGCCGGGGTGCAGCGGGTGGGGATTGACGAGAAGGAGGACTCCGAGGGCTCCACCTACGCCGCCGCCGTGTTCCTCACGGAGCAGGCCGCCGCGGATCTCGGGGTGAAGCCGACGCAGGCGCTCACGGTCCACTTCGGGCCGTCGCCGCGGTGCCCGACGCGGGACGGGCTGGTCCGTTGGCTGCGGGAACAACTCGGGCAGGCCGAGGGCGACGCGGCGGAGTGA
- a CDS encoding aminotransferase class V-fold PLP-dependent enzyme, which yields MSDPDWPIRPDTVYLNHGSFGPTPAPVLAERERWSRELASQPMDFFVRRLEGELDAATDALGRFVGADAAGIVPIPNSTSGMNLVAANLPLAAGDEVLLTSHEYGAVFRLWKHWAEPAGAQVTTAPIRAALDDAEAVAADVLAAITPRTKVLIVSHVASKSAAVLPVRRICEGAKARGVPVAVDGPHAIAALPLERPGEGIADLGCDWYATGCHKWLSAPFGSGFLWVAPRRRQGFEPLVTSWGRSLSGRPADWRDEFRWPGTPDPAPFLAIPAAIRFLEAAGLDRFRTRSAELARDAVARLNALTGLPPLPDFGLPMAAATLPDPPGGLPKRDDGDSNALQRALWERHGIEIPVVRRGPRRQIRVSCHLYTTPEHVDRLIAAVEEELNRGT from the coding sequence ATGAGCGATCCCGACTGGCCGATTCGCCCGGATACCGTCTACCTGAACCACGGGTCGTTCGGCCCCACGCCGGCCCCCGTGCTGGCGGAGCGGGAGCGCTGGAGCCGGGAGCTGGCGAGCCAGCCGATGGACTTCTTCGTCCGCCGGCTGGAGGGCGAACTGGACGCCGCGACGGACGCGTTGGGCCGGTTCGTCGGGGCGGACGCGGCCGGGATCGTGCCGATCCCGAACTCCACCAGCGGCATGAACCTCGTGGCCGCCAACCTGCCGCTGGCCGCGGGGGACGAGGTGTTGCTGACCTCCCACGAATACGGCGCCGTCTTCCGCCTCTGGAAGCACTGGGCCGAGCCGGCCGGGGCGCAGGTGACGACCGCCCCGATCCGTGCGGCTCTGGACGACGCGGAGGCCGTCGCCGCGGACGTGCTCGCCGCAATCACACCTCGCACCAAGGTTCTGATCGTCTCCCACGTTGCCAGCAAATCGGCCGCCGTGCTGCCGGTGCGACGGATCTGCGAGGGGGCGAAGGCACGGGGCGTGCCGGTGGCGGTCGACGGCCCGCACGCGATCGCGGCGCTGCCGTTGGAGCGACCGGGCGAGGGGATCGCGGACCTCGGCTGTGACTGGTACGCCACCGGGTGCCACAAGTGGCTCAGCGCCCCGTTCGGCAGCGGGTTCCTGTGGGTCGCCCCGCGGCGCCGCCAGGGGTTCGAGCCGCTGGTGACGAGTTGGGGCCGCAGCCTCTCCGGCCGGCCGGCGGACTGGCGGGACGAGTTCCGCTGGCCGGGCACGCCGGACCCGGCCCCGTTCCTGGCGATCCCGGCGGCGATTCGCTTCCTGGAAGCGGCCGGGCTGGACCGCTTTCGCACCCGCTCCGCGGAGTTGGCCCGGGACGCGGTCGCCCGGCTGAACGCCCTCACCGGCCTGCCGCCCCTGCCGGACTTCGGTCTGCCGATGGCCGCGGCGACCTTGCCGGACCCGCCCGGGGGGCTGCCGAAGCGGGACGACGGCGATTCCAACGCCCTGCAACGGGCGCTGTGGGAACGCCACGGGATTGAGATCCCCGTCGTCCGCCGCGGCCCCCGCCGACAGATTCGGGTCTCCTGCCACCTCTACACAACGCCGGAGCACGTCGACCGGCTGATCGCGGCGGTGGAGGAGGAGTTGAACCGCGGCACGTGA